One Rhizoctonia solani chromosome 1, complete sequence DNA window includes the following coding sequences:
- a CDS encoding methylenetetrahydrofolate dehydrogenase (NAD+), protein MHRARGFSTRALDHRLLAQRSTGLYLPAGQTSPLTTRHSDLSSLARHTNHLSLPIRQLSALANVRSRGFGTRLLSESRNLRLSSMATAAAAAALAERPISASAVAAAQSEGARLIDGTALAKEIRTSVASRISALRAQNPRFHPHLAIVQAGSRPDSTAYIRMKTKACEEVGIKSTHIQLPGDVSTQGVLDVVKKLNEDETVSGVLVQLPIGDGDGIGPEAERVVVEKLGAEKDVDGDIVGNPVSAMLRKLDATVTQCHSRTRNLDSILKNADIVVAAIGKPEFVRGEMLKPGCVVIDVGINYVPDSSKKSGQRLVGDVHFESVSKVAGHITPVPGGVGPMTVAILMVNTLRSAESIWAKGRKGRLRLCRWISRRSCREIAMAQTPKDVAVLANEIGIRATELESYGRYKAKVELSILDRLAHRKNGKYVVVSGITPTPLGEGKSTTTIGQPSQGPTFGIKGGAAGGGYSQVFPMDEFNLHLTGDIHAVTAANNLLAAALDARIFHEATTPDKSLYNRLVPPKKGVRTFAPLMLKRLQKLGITSTSPDELTPEEARKFSRLDVDLETITWNRVLDVNDRFLRKITVGQNPTEMGHTRETGFDISVASECMAVLALSNSLADMRDRLGRMVVATSKNGDPITADDVGVGGALAVLMKDAIKPNLMQTLEGTPVFVHAGPFANIAHGNSSILADRVALKLAGTEEGDSSEREGYVLTEGGFGADMGMEKFCNIKCRISGLVPDATVIVATTRALKMHGGAPDVTPGKPLHDTYLKEDLVTLKEGCKNLGKHIQNAKAFGVKVVVAVNQFSTDTPAELELVKSEALSFGADAAVVSNHWAKGGAGARDLAEALIQTCESSEPDFKFTYDLDLPIAEKINAIATKVYGADGIELSELAAKQIATYEAQGYGNLPICMAKTQYSFSHDPKLKGVPTGFTVPIRAVRLSAGAGFLYPLLGDMQTMPGLGTRPGFWEVGLDEKGQVVGLF, encoded by the exons ATGCATCGCGCTCGGGGCTTCTCTACACGGGCCCTTGACCACCGTCTGCTCGCCCAGCGCAGTACCGGTCTATATTTACCCGCCGGCCAAACCAGCCCATTAACCACCCGACACTCCGATCTATCCTCACTTGCCCGACACACCAACCATCTATCACTCCCTATCCGACAGCTCTCTGCGCTCGCCAACGTCCGTTCACGCGGTTTCGGAACTCGATTACTATCGGAAAGTCGAAATTTAAGATTATCTTCGATGGCTACTgccgctgctgctgccgctTTGGCCGAGAGGCCTATTTCTGCGAGTGCGGTCGCTGCTGCCCAGTCCGAGGGAGCGAGATTGATTGATGGAACTGCACTGGCCAA AGAAATTCGCACATCGGTCGCATCCCGCATCTCAGCGCTCCGTGCCCAGAATCCACGATTCCATCCTCATCTAGCGATCGTTCAAGCCGGATCGCGCCCGGACTCGACGGCCTACATTCGTATGAAGACCAAGGCGTGCGAAGAGGTCGGGATCAAGTCGACGCATATCCAATTGCCGGGGGACGTATCGACCCAAGGTGTTCTGGACGTAGTAAAAAAATTGAACGAGGACGAGACGGTTAGCGGTGTGTTGGTTCAGCTCCCGATTGGGGATGGAGATGGGATTGGACCCGAGGCGGAGCGTGTGGTGGTTGAAAAGTTGGGAGCTGAAAAGGACGTTGATGg CGACATTGTCGGGAATCCCGTCTCGGCCATGCTCCGAAAGCTAGATGCTACGGTCACCCAATGTCACTCTAGAACTCGAAACCTAGACTCGATC CTCAAAAACGCTGATATTGTTGTAGCCGCGATCGGCAAGCCTGAATTCGTGCGGGGAGAGATGCTCAAGCCTGGATGTGTGGTCATTGATGTAGGGATCAATTATGTCCCCGACAGCAGTAAAAAGTCCGGCCAACGATTGGTCGGGGATGTGCATTTCGAGTCTGTGTCCAAGGTTGCCGGACATATTACTCCTGTTCCGGGAGGTGTCGGACCGATGACGGTCGCGATATTGATGGTCAACACTTTGCGGAGTGCCGAGTCGATTTGGGCCAAAGGAAGGAAAGGACGGTTACGCCTTTGCCGTTGGATATCAAGGAGGTCGTGCCGAG AGATTGCGATGGCGCAGACGCCCAAAGATGTCGCTGTCCTCGCAAATGAGATTGGAATTCGGGCGACCGAGCTCGAGAGTTACGGAAGGTACAAGGCTAAAGTCGAGCTTTCCATTCTCGATCGCCTCGCGCACCGTAAGAATGGGAAATACGTCGTCGTTTCCGG TATTACGCCTACCCCACTGGGCGAAGGCAAGTCGACCACAACGATTGG GCAGCCTAGCCAGGGCCCGACGTTTGGTATCAAGGGTGGCGCTGCGGGCGGTGGATACAGTCAAGTATTCCCTATGGACGAG TTCAACCTCCATTTGACTGGTGATATCCATGCGGTTACCGCTGCAAACAACCTGTTGG CTGCTGCGCTCGACGCCAGGATCTTCCACGAGGCTACCACTCCGGACAAG TCGCTATACAACCGACTAGTCCCTCCCAAGAAAGGCGTCCGGACTTTTGCTCCTCTCATGCTCAAGCGTCTCCAAAAATTAGGAATCACATCTACATCTCCTGACGAACTCACTCCCGAAGAAGCTCGCAAATTTTCGCGCCTGGACGTCGACTTGGAGACTATTACCTGGAACCGCGTTCTGGACGTCAATGACCGCTTCCTCCGCAAGATCACCGTTGGCCAAAACCCGACTGAGATGGGTCACACACGTGAGACCGGATTCGATATTTCTGTCGCGAGCGAGTGTATGGCCGTCTTGGCACTGAGCAATAGTTTGGCGGATATGCGTGATAG GTTGGGCCGTATGGTTGTTGCAACGAGCAAGAATGGCGATCCTATTACTGCTGATGATGTCGGAGTTGGAGGAGCCTTGGCTGTGCTTATGAAGGACGCTATCAAGCCCAATCTTATGCAAACCCTGGAG GGCACACCGGTATTCGTTCACGCCGGGCCATTCGCAAACATTGCCCATGGAAACTCATCTATTCTAGCCGACCGCGTTGCACTCAAGCTCGCTGGTACTGAAGAAGGTGATAGTTCCGAGCGCGAAGGTTATGTTCTCACAGAGGGTGGATTTGGTGCTGATATGGGTATGGAGAAATTCTGCAACATCAAGTGCCGAATTAGCGGGCTTGTTCCAGATGCCACG GTTATTGTTGCAACGACTCGGGCACTCAAGATGCACGGCGGTGCACCGGATGTTACTCCCGGAAAGCCTCTGCACGATACGTACCTGAAGGAGGACCTCGTCACTCTCAAGGAGGGATGCAAAAATCTTGGGAAGCACATTCAGAATGCGAAAGCATTCGGCGTCAAGGTTGTAGTCGCTGTTAACCAATTCTC AACCGACACTCCCGCCGAGCTGGAACTCGTCAAGAGTGAGGCTCTCTCTTTTGGAGCTGACGCTGCTGTGGTCTCCAACCACTGGGCCAAGGGTGGTGCAGGTGCCCGCGATCTCGCCGAGGCCTTGATTCAGACTTGCGAGTCTAGCGAGCCTGACTTCAAGTTCACCTACGACCTGGATTTACCTATCGCTGAAAAGATCAATGCCATCGCTACCAAGGTTTATGGCGCAGATGGAATCGAACTCAGCGAGCTTGCGGCAAAGCAGATCGCCACCTATGAAGCACAAGGATATGGCAACCTTCCGA TCTGCATGGCCAAGACTCAGTATTCATTCTCTCATGACCCCAAATTGAAGGGAGTCCCGACTG GATTCACTGTTCCAATCCGAGCCGTTAGGCTGTCTGCTGGAGCCGGCTTCTTGTATCCTCTCCTTGGG GACATGCAAACCATGCCTGGTCTCGGAACACGTCCC GGCTTCTGGGAAGTCGGCCTCGATGAAAAGGGACAAGTGGTTGGATTGTTCTAG